TACATACTATCCGCCAACGATCCGAAGCCTATTTGGCGACGCCTCCTCAGCGGCCCGGTCATCGCGATCCTCATTGCCGTCCCCTTAAACTGGCTACGCATCGATGAGCAACTACCCAATTTCGCATTCGAATCGATCGATCTACTGGGCAAATGCGCGATCCCGCTGGCATTGTTAATCATCGGAGCCACCTTCGCCGATCTGGCCAAAGGCGTACGCATCTTCGAGCGATTACGCATCCCAGTGATCGCAGTCATCATCCGCCTCGGCATCTTTCCAGTAATTCTAATTTTCTTCGCCTTTCTCTTCCCATTCCCGACGGAACTCAAGGCCGTCATGGTCGTACAAGCCGCCATGCCCTGCGGTGTCTTTCCCATCGTACTCGCACGTCAGTTCGACGGCTCGCCCGAAGTCGCGCTCAAAGTCGTACTCGCCACCACCATCGTCAGCTTCGTCACCATTCCATTGTGGATCACATTCGGCATGCGCTTACTCGACTTGTAAAACTCGGCAACTGTGACAGCACTCCAAATACTAATTCACCAGCAACTCTAGATAAGGACAGCTTATCAATAAGTTTGCTTCTCCTAAATCATAAAGATTACTTATCCACGAATCATTGACAGTTTAAGTAGGAGATGCAAAACAACAGGCTTGTTGTCCAATTATTCGGCTGCGCACGCAGGTGGAGGCAACAATAACATCTCACTTAAAAAGAACCGCTTTTACTATGAGCACTATCATCACAGATATCCGCGCCCGCGAAATCATCGATTCACGTGGCAACCCAACAGTCGAAGTCGACGTCGAACTCGAGTCTGGCATCATCGGCCGCGCTGCCGTTCCCTCTGGAGCCAGCACTGGTGAGCATGAAGCAGTTGAGCTTCGTGACGGCGATAAGAGCCGCTACCTCGGTAAGGGCGTTCTTAAAGCTGTCGACAATGTCGACAATGTCATCGCTCCAGAACTCGTCGGCCTCGACGCTTGTGACCAACTCACAATCGACAAAGCCATGCTGGAGCTCGACGGCACAGCCAACAAGAGCAAGCTCGGCGCCAACGCCATGCTCGGTGTCTCACTCGCAGTCGCTCACGCCGCGGCGGATGCACTCGGTCTGCCTCTTTACAAATACATCGGCGGTCCTAACGCCAAGGTACTTCCCGTGCCTATGATGAACGTCATCAACGGTGGCTCTCACTCCGACGCACCGATCGCGTTCCAAGAGTTCATGATTCGCCCCATCGGCGCGAAGACATTCAGCGAAGCCATCCGCATGGGTGCTGAATGTTTCCACAGCCTCAAGAAGGTGCTCCACGATCGCGGCCTCAGCACAGCTGTGGGTGACGAAGGTGGATTCGCACCAACATTCGAAGGCACTGAAGACGCACTCGACACATTGACTAAGGCAGTCGAAGCCGCTGGTTACAAGGTCGGCAGCGACATCACCTTCGCACTGGACTGTGCATCTTCCGAATTCTTCAGCGATGGCGTCTACGACTACACCAAGTTCGAAGGTGAAGGCGGTGCCAAGCGCAACTCCGAAGAGCAAGCCGCTTACCTCAAGGAGCTCACTGAAAAATACCCCATCGATTCCATCGAAGACGGTTGCGACGAAAACGACTGGGACGGCTGGAAAGCCCTCACAGACGCAATCGGCGACAAGGTGCAGCTTGTTGGTGACGACCTTTTCGTCACCAACGTGAAGTTCCTGCAAAAGGGCATCGATCTTGGCGTCGCCAACTCGATCCTCGTGAAGGTCAACCAAATCGGCACACTCACCGAAACCCTCGAAGCCATCGAGCTCGGCAAGGTCCACGGTTACAACTCCGTGATCTCTCACCGTTCCGGCGAGACCGAAGACACTACAATCGCCGACATCGCCGTCGCAACCAACGCAGGTCAAATCAAGACTGGTTCCATGAGCCGCTCCGACCGTATCGCGAAATACAACCAACTGCTTCGCATCGAAGAAGAACTGGGCGACAACGCGATCTACGCCGGCACACTCAAGTAGTCATTGCGAAAAGATTTAATCAAAAGCCCGACGGTCGAAACCGTCGGGCTTTTTTCTGGGTTCATCCTCGATTCGCGGTAACGAGCGGGGCCAATCTTCTCTCAATCAATGACGCCACCAAGTTAACCTAAATTCGGCAGCCGGCTAAGGCTCGACTTCTTAAACCGTTAACTTACATTAACTTACGTAATTAACGGTTCAGCTCATTTATTTAGGGTTAAGGCTGCGCAGCCCATGGCGAAAGCGTATATGCATTTCCTCCTGTTGGAAAATCCTCAGGAGCCCAGGTCTCGACATGTCCATCCATGAATACCAGGTTGGCCTTCCCATTATGTCGAAAACCGGTCCACCTCGCCCCTTCTGAATTCGGCTGGATCAAGAGCACACACTCAGTCGGCTTCTCTGGATGATAAGAATCTGCCAAAAGAACTGTCTTTGCGGGCTCTGTCAGCATCGCAAAAGTGTAGAGTGGCTTCCCTGCTGTTTCATATCCACTGCGAGAACTATTGATTTGAGCATTCATTCCATAGTGCGTGTTCGCACCAGCTTGAACGACTAGATCCGACTCTGGACAACGGAATACTCCTTGAGGTAACTCGCCGTAGGCCGCAGCACCTCCGGCTTTTGATTCAAGATAAGGCATAATCGCTGTGGGCCACAAATAATATTCGTCAGCGTTCCAGTTCTCAGTATCCGAATCCTGACCAAACGCGGGTGCAATGATGCCATGGTGATCCATCGCATACAGATGAAAGCCCAAATGAATTTGCCGTAAGTTCGAGGCGCATTTGGCTTGTCGCCCCGAACTCAAAGTCGAATGTAGCACCGGAATCAG
The nucleotide sequence above comes from Coraliomargarita algicola. Encoded proteins:
- a CDS encoding prepilin-type N-terminal cleavage/methylation domain-containing protein — translated: MRRCRGFTLVELLTVMAVSALMMYILIPVLHSTLSSGRQAKCASNLRQIHLGFHLYAMDHHGIIAPAFGQDSDTENWNADEYYLWPTAIMPYLESKAGGAAAYGELPQGVFRCPESDLVVQAGANTHYGMNAQINSSRSGYETAGKPLYTFAMLTEPAKTVLLADSYHPEKPTECVLLIQPNSEGARWTGFRHNGKANLVFMDGHVETWAPEDFPTGGNAYTLSPWAAQP
- a CDS encoding AEC family transporter, whose translation is MYDSGLIFTAIMPIFFIITAGYLARRLGWLNEAADRSLMTVVVNLLYPAFIFSLVLGNDALRDPANIVLPPLIGLTSIVAAFGSIMLLARKLKIGDQRECRTFAFSTGIYNYGYFPIPIVALLFNRETTGVLLVYNVGIEIAMWSLGVGYILSANDPKPIWRRLLSGPVIAILIAVPLNWLRIDEQLPNFAFESIDLLGKCAIPLALLIIGATFADLAKGVRIFERLRIPVIAVIIRLGIFPVILIFFAFLFPFPTELKAVMVVQAAMPCGVFPIVLARQFDGSPEVALKVVLATTIVSFVTIPLWITFGMRLLDL
- the eno gene encoding phosphopyruvate hydratase, coding for MSTIITDIRAREIIDSRGNPTVEVDVELESGIIGRAAVPSGASTGEHEAVELRDGDKSRYLGKGVLKAVDNVDNVIAPELVGLDACDQLTIDKAMLELDGTANKSKLGANAMLGVSLAVAHAAADALGLPLYKYIGGPNAKVLPVPMMNVINGGSHSDAPIAFQEFMIRPIGAKTFSEAIRMGAECFHSLKKVLHDRGLSTAVGDEGGFAPTFEGTEDALDTLTKAVEAAGYKVGSDITFALDCASSEFFSDGVYDYTKFEGEGGAKRNSEEQAAYLKELTEKYPIDSIEDGCDENDWDGWKALTDAIGDKVQLVGDDLFVTNVKFLQKGIDLGVANSILVKVNQIGTLTETLEAIELGKVHGYNSVISHRSGETEDTTIADIAVATNAGQIKTGSMSRSDRIAKYNQLLRIEEELGDNAIYAGTLK